A single genomic interval of Campylobacter anatolicus harbors:
- the murJ gene encoding murein biosynthesis integral membrane protein MurJ, translating to MFIKGFFSNSVGILISRIFGLMRDLLTATVLGAGVFSDIFFIAFKIPNLFRRIFGEGAFTQAFLPNFTKTAKKAVFSADIFLKFLLFIGILTLLINLFTPQFIRIIASGLDDTAIANATPLVQINFYYLALIYIVTFLGSLLQYRGHFATTAFSTALLNLAMILALLLARGKDEQTVAYYLSFGVVMGGILQVLAHIIALKFNNLNRLFYGGLNGYIKGKRTNLKGFFTNFYHGLLGSSAMQISAFIDTWLASFLVSGSISYMFYANRISQLPLAIFAIALSQALFPKITRLLKANDEVNALVWTKKSFYILLTALLGATAGGIILAEPIIWLLFERGNFDRADTLECAKVLIAYMIGLVPFGLAKIFSLWLYAKMQQKMAARISLICLGINLILAIILMQPFGASGLALASSLGGFLQLVLYIKAFGFGRFLGIIEAKKFIIITFALAILCGILIYLKDILYANL from the coding sequence ATGTTTATAAAAGGATTTTTTTCAAACTCAGTTGGTATACTCATTTCTCGTATTTTTGGGCTTATGCGTGACCTACTCACTGCAACCGTGCTTGGTGCTGGAGTATTTAGTGATATATTTTTCATAGCCTTTAAGATACCAAATTTATTCAGGCGTATCTTTGGCGAAGGAGCTTTTACACAAGCATTTTTACCAAATTTTACAAAGACAGCTAAAAAGGCTGTTTTTAGTGCTGACATTTTTTTGAAATTTCTACTTTTTATTGGTATTTTAACACTTTTAATAAATTTATTTACACCTCAGTTTATCCGCATAATCGCAAGTGGTTTGGATGATACGGCGATTGCAAACGCTACACCTTTGGTGCAGATAAATTTTTACTACCTAGCACTCATTTATATTGTTACATTTTTAGGCTCACTGCTTCAATACCGCGGACATTTTGCAACAACGGCGTTTTCAACCGCTTTACTAAATTTAGCCATGATACTCGCTCTGCTCCTTGCACGTGGCAAAGATGAGCAAACGGTGGCGTATTATCTTAGTTTTGGCGTTGTAATGGGTGGCATTTTGCAAGTTTTAGCTCACATTATCGCTTTAAAATTTAATAACTTAAATAGGCTATTTTACGGCGGTTTAAACGGCTATATAAAAGGTAAAAGAACAAATTTAAAAGGTTTTTTTACAAATTTTTATCACGGACTGCTAGGCAGTTCAGCTATGCAAATCTCAGCCTTTATAGACACGTGGTTGGCTAGTTTTTTAGTAAGTGGAAGCATAAGTTATATGTTTTATGCAAACCGCATATCTCAGCTCCCACTTGCGATATTTGCTATTGCTCTCTCTCAAGCACTCTTTCCTAAAATCACACGACTTTTAAAAGCAAATGATGAAGTAAACGCCTTAGTCTGGACTAAAAAGAGCTTTTATATACTACTTACTGCTTTGCTTGGTGCAACGGCTGGTGGCATAATTTTAGCTGAGCCTATCATATGGTTGCTATTTGAGCGTGGAAATTTTGACAGAGCTGATACATTAGAGTGTGCCAAAGTATTAATCGCTTATATGATAGGATTAGTGCCATTTGGATTGGCTAAAATTTTCTCACTTTGGCTATATGCAAAAATGCAGCAAAAAATGGCTGCACGTATCTCGCTGATATGTTTAGGAATAAATTTAATTCTCGCAATTATACTTATGCAGCCATTTGGTGCATCTGGACTTGCATTAGCTAGTTCGCTTGGTGGCTTTTTGCAACTCGTCCTTTATATAAAAGCTTTTGGCTTTGGGCGATTTTTAGGTATAATTGAAGCTAAAAAATTTATTATTATCACGTTCGCATTGGCTATTTTGTGCGGTATTTTGATATATTTAAAGGATATTTTATATGCAAATTTATGA
- a CDS encoding flagellar assembly protein A, producing MSDTIQIQDGYLAPIQMDTNVPYANIKELSQQYGVEREFIDFRIQNILTTYTNAKNTEPVFVRQSDLDIFYDNEFYLDPELKIEQSYHVEFYDTRLNKMPKLPKISIGINNSLTKVIATVHKSKECKYVPNYEQFMFEYIAKQLMKAQILIGIRMGDTKEELTKITTRLRLKDEIDDDYTFMIVGAVAPVKPIDAKTIYHYKSKLDGFSDSNRIDYASRGFLLGVAANEIIIEQINPKEGRNGRDVRGKFIQVNEPSQNDAPEIVISENINRIEDEYGVKFIALKAGYVVENGGVYDIAERLEVDEVNFKTTGSIQAGTDTNVTLVVKETDFIKDAVGAGVVVEADEVQVRGIIGPNAVIRANKVVIGGQTHAKAKIYAKNADIAIHIGYVEADDVTIDRLEGGSVLAKSVKIKSVVGGSITAENIHIDTLGSNCTLTAAHLIDVRMLKGTSNRFIIDASKMKDRSCDIDNQITKIDELREEIKRIPKLIESKKIIIDENKNSIYTIKEKIEELKQAKVIPPVTFLKKLKEYQELVNEYNALLNEFKDKKRRLLDLRVELGVMQNGIFSAKVVNRGAWLDLNEIKFVLVDPPQNITYLTKQNELAHVISLNKIEKRDGNFEYRVKKSNKFDDLDI from the coding sequence TTGAGTGATACAATACAGATACAAGATGGATATTTAGCACCAATACAGATGGATACAAATGTCCCATACGCAAACATAAAAGAGCTTTCGCAACAGTATGGTGTGGAAAGAGAATTTATCGATTTTAGGATACAAAATATCCTTACGACATATACAAATGCTAAAAATACCGAGCCAGTGTTTGTCAGGCAAAGTGATCTTGATATATTTTATGACAATGAGTTTTACCTAGATCCGGAGCTTAAAATAGAGCAGAGTTATCACGTGGAGTTTTATGACACCAGGCTAAATAAAATGCCAAAACTCCCTAAAATAAGCATAGGTATAAACAACTCACTAACAAAAGTCATCGCAACAGTACATAAAAGCAAAGAGTGCAAATATGTGCCAAACTATGAGCAGTTTATGTTTGAATATATAGCCAAACAGCTTATGAAAGCACAAATTTTAATCGGTATAAGAATGGGTGATACAAAGGAAGAGCTGACAAAAATCACAACCAGACTTAGACTAAAAGATGAGATAGATGATGACTATACATTTATGATAGTTGGAGCAGTTGCACCAGTAAAGCCTATAGATGCAAAGACAATTTATCATTATAAAAGCAAACTTGATGGTTTTAGTGATAGCAATCGTATAGACTACGCTTCTCGTGGGTTTTTACTTGGCGTTGCGGCAAATGAGATTATCATCGAGCAGATAAATCCAAAAGAAGGACGTAACGGACGCGATGTAAGGGGGAAATTTATACAGGTTAATGAACCTAGTCAAAATGACGCACCAGAGATTGTGATAAGCGAAAATATAAATCGCATTGAGGATGAATACGGTGTAAAATTTATAGCCCTTAAAGCTGGCTATGTCGTAGAAAATGGTGGTGTTTATGATATAGCTGAAAGACTTGAGGTAGATGAGGTAAATTTTAAGACTACCGGGTCGATACAGGCTGGAACAGATACAAATGTAACGCTTGTTGTAAAAGAAACTGACTTTATCAAGGATGCAGTTGGTGCAGGTGTAGTGGTGGAGGCTGATGAAGTCCAAGTGCGTGGTATCATCGGACCAAATGCGGTTATTAGAGCCAATAAAGTAGTGATAGGTGGTCAAACTCACGCAAAGGCTAAAATTTATGCTAAAAATGCTGATATCGCCATACATATTGGATACGTTGAAGCTGATGATGTAACGATAGATAGACTTGAAGGTGGAAGTGTTTTAGCAAAAAGTGTAAAGATAAAAAGCGTAGTTGGGGGCTCAATCACTGCTGAAAATATACATATCGATACACTCGGCTCAAACTGCACTTTAACCGCTGCTCATCTTATCGATGTAAGGATGTTAAAAGGAACTAGTAACCGCTTTATCATCGATGCTAGTAAGATGAAAGATAGATCTTGCGATATAGATAATCAAATAACAAAGATCGATGAGTTAAGAGAGGAAATAAAACGAATTCCAAAGCTTATAGAGAGCAAAAAGATAATCATCGATGAAAACAAAAACTCAATATACACGATAAAAGAGAAGATCGAAGAGTTAAAACAAGCCAAGGTTATACCTCCTGTAACGTTTTTAAAAAAGCTCAAAGAGTATCAAGAACTAGTCAATGAATATAATGCACTCTTAAACGAATTTAAAGATAAAAAAAGACGTTTGTTAGATTTGCGTGTTGAACTTGGCGTAATGCAAAATGGAATTTTCTCTGCCAAAGTAGTAAATCGTGGTGCGTGGCTTGATCTAAATGAGATAAAATTTGTTCTAGTTGATCCGCCACAAAATATCACGTATCTGACAAAACAGAATGAATTGGCTCACGTCATAAGCCTTAATAAGATCGAAAAACGTGATGGAAACTTTGAATATAGGGTCAAAAAATCAAATAAATTTGATGATCTAGATATATAA
- the ruvA gene encoding Holliday junction branch migration protein RuvA encodes MIKAIEGVITKKEPAFVVLKTAGGVSYGLSISLFCSAKLSIGEKVELNTTQIIREDANLLYGFLDVSEQRMFEMLIKLNGIGASTAMAICSSLLPNAFTSAILNGDADVLKSVPGIGIKTARRIIAELSDAKLITDESVPSYQNEALLALEALGFKRDKIGKVLSECKSTNTSELVKEALKKLV; translated from the coding sequence ATGATAAAAGCGATAGAAGGTGTAATAACTAAGAAAGAGCCAGCATTTGTCGTGCTAAAAACTGCTGGTGGCGTTAGCTATGGACTTAGCATCTCGCTTTTTTGCTCGGCTAAACTTAGTATTGGCGAGAAAGTAGAGCTAAACACAACGCAGATCATACGAGAAGATGCAAATTTATTATACGGCTTTTTAGATGTTAGCGAACAGCGGATGTTTGAGATGCTTATAAAGCTAAATGGTATAGGGGCAAGTACAGCGATGGCTATATGTTCAAGCCTTTTGCCAAACGCTTTTACAAGTGCTATCTTAAACGGTGATGCAGACGTATTAAAGAGTGTGCCAGGTATCGGCATAAAAACAGCAAGACGTATAATCGCAGAGCTAAGCGATGCTAAGTTAATAACCGATGAGAGTGTGCCAAGTTACCAAAATGAAGCACTTCTTGCACTTGAAGCACTTGGATTTAAACGTGATAAGATAGGTAAAGTGCTATCAGAGTGCAAAAGTACAAACACAAGTGAGCTAGTCAAAGAAGCACTTAAGAAGCTTGTTTAA
- a CDS encoding D-alanine--D-alanine ligase — protein MKFGIVFGAKSFEHEISIVSAIVLKNVLNHDMAYIFCDKEREFYLIDKSDMRVNFFSSGKYKKSKKLSLANGGFYTSGIFGNKKLDVSVFINLIHGADGEDGKMAALFDFYDISYIGPRLEASVMSYNKELTKLLAQKAGVKTLEYEIIKRGVLPTLKYPIILKPVRLGSSIGVGVVKDESELEYAQDVAFEFDNEVLVEPFIQGVKEYNLAGYAINGSIKFSMIEEPKKREFLDYEQKYLSFSNENKVAKAEISEQLEIKLKNSFEQIYACGFDGALIRCDFFVIDDEVYLNEINPNPGSLANYLFEDFAVALDTLAHSLPRQRDIKIDYKFINSITSIKGGAKIKG, from the coding sequence ATGAAATTTGGTATAGTTTTTGGAGCAAAGAGCTTTGAACATGAGATAAGTATAGTGAGTGCCATAGTGCTAAAAAACGTGTTAAATCATGATATGGCTTATATATTTTGCGATAAAGAGCGTGAGTTTTATCTCATTGATAAGAGTGATATGCGGGTAAATTTTTTTAGTTCGGGTAAATATAAAAAGAGTAAAAAACTAAGCCTTGCAAATGGTGGATTTTACACTAGTGGTATATTTGGGAATAAAAAGCTTGATGTTAGTGTATTTATAAATTTAATACACGGAGCAGATGGCGAAGATGGCAAGATGGCAGCACTTTTTGATTTTTATGACATTAGCTACATAGGACCTCGCCTTGAGGCTAGTGTAATGAGCTATAATAAAGAGCTAACTAAGCTTTTAGCTCAAAAAGCAGGAGTAAAGACACTAGAGTATGAGATTATAAAACGTGGAGTTTTACCAACGCTAAAATACCCTATAATACTAAAGCCAGTTAGGCTTGGTAGCTCCATAGGCGTGGGTGTTGTTAAAGATGAGAGTGAGCTAGAATACGCTCAAGATGTGGCTTTTGAGTTTGACAATGAAGTGCTTGTTGAACCATTTATTCAGGGCGTAAAGGAATACAACCTTGCAGGATATGCGATAAATGGCAGTATTAAATTTTCTATGATTGAAGAGCCAAAGAAAAGAGAATTTTTAGACTATGAGCAAAAATATCTTAGCTTTTCAAACGAAAATAAGGTCGCAAAGGCTGAAATTTCAGAGCAGCTTGAGATAAAACTTAAAAATTCTTTTGAGCAAATTTATGCTTGTGGATTTGATGGAGCTTTGATAAGATGTGATTTTTTCGTGATAGATGATGAAGTTTATCTAAACGAGATCAATCCAAATCCAGGTAGCCTTGCAAACTACCTATTTGAGGATTTTGCGGTAGCCTTAGATACACTTGCTCACTCATTACCAAGACAGAGAGATATAAAGATAGATTATAAATTTATAAACTCTATTACAAGTATCAAGGGTGGTGCTAAAATCAAAGGTTAA
- a CDS encoding prevent-host-death protein, with translation MTTFSKDEIYTATEVVRNFSAILGKISKAESKRAVIVKNNKFEAVLLNMSEYERLCEAVGVLEAIYTAKKRDSNGE, from the coding sequence ATGACTACATTTAGTAAAGATGAAATTTATACCGCGACCGAGGTTGTGCGTAACTTTAGTGCTATACTTGGAAAGATAAGCAAAGCAGAGTCAAAACGTGCGGTTATAGTTAAAAATAACAAATTTGAAGCCGTGCTTTTAAACATGTCAGAGTATGAGCGTTTGTGTGAAGCAGTGGGTGTTTTAGAGGCGATTTATACCGCTAAAAAGCGAGATAGTAATGGCGAGTAA
- a CDS encoding alpha/beta fold hydrolase, with the protein MASKLINYNGFEYNISYEMLNANSDIAVLFLHGWGANKELMKKAFSSHLSKFAHIYVDMPGFGASSIDKSLHTNDYANIMQIFINSLKNPPSIIIGHSFGGKVATLLNPKNLVLLSTAGIVPKKRLSVRIKIAIFKALKALGFGKFYKLFATKDVAGMSQTMYETLKNVVDEDFSDKFYNFFGNALIFWGDGDRATPLKSGENIHKMIKNSKFYPLKGDHFFFLLHAKFISDMIEQSIFQSQDLSDDSSVNGVCILKDSVSLDYTKDAR; encoded by the coding sequence ATGGCGAGTAAGCTTATAAATTATAATGGCTTTGAGTATAACATAAGCTACGAGATGTTAAACGCAAACTCTGATATTGCTGTGCTTTTTCTACACGGCTGGGGAGCAAATAAGGAGCTAATGAAAAAGGCTTTTAGTTCACATTTAAGCAAGTTTGCTCACATATATGTTGATATGCCAGGATTTGGTGCTAGTAGCATTGATAAGTCGCTTCACACAAATGATTACGCTAATATAATGCAAATTTTTATAAATTCTCTTAAAAATCCCCCAAGTATCATTATAGGTCATAGTTTTGGTGGTAAAGTAGCAACACTTTTAAATCCTAAGAATTTAGTTCTTTTAAGCACAGCTGGCATTGTGCCTAAAAAGCGGCTTAGCGTACGTATTAAAATCGCCATTTTTAAGGCATTAAAGGCTTTGGGGTTTGGTAAATTTTATAAGCTTTTTGCGACAAAAGACGTTGCTGGAATGAGCCAAACGATGTATGAAACACTTAAAAATGTTGTTGATGAGGATTTTAGCGATAAATTTTATAACTTCTTTGGTAATGCTCTTATTTTTTGGGGTGATGGCGACAGAGCTACGCCACTAAAAAGCGGCGAGAACATTCATAAAATGATAAAAAATAGCAAATTTTATCCGCTTAAAGGCGATCATTTTTTCTTTTTACTTCATGCTAAATTTATAAGTGATATGATAGAGCAGAGCATTTTTCAAAGTCAAGATTTAAGTGACGATAGTAGCGTAAATGGCGTTTGCATTTTGAAAGATAGTGTAAGTTTAGACTACACTAAGGATGCAAGATGA
- a CDS encoding Mur ligase family protein has protein sequence MNLNELLFALSSVLFAYTLAFYTITCFQWFSYKIKRVLFHFTRPAWHVFFFIVPLVLYYTTSYWFFIYFYFAYLPSLFLWHKKLDKKLVFTARVKRYFLFLSLAILFGIIFSFKISNILSLNVFVVIVVSLFVSHLYEKLNAIKFKLKAEKKLVNLNELKIVMITASFGKTSIKNFLYELLKDEFNCHKTPRSVNTLVGLIKDINENINNQTQIYIAEAGARLKGDIAEITAFLRPHIAIVGEIGAQHLEYFKTIENIRATKLEALSSDRLEMAFLHSTTLKEQGEKIQIYNTNLKNINANLDGLSFELDGVSYHSPLLGKFNAENLAVCIKVAKLLGVSDESIKRSLARLENVEHRLQKIEAMGKLIIDDSFNGNFAGMSASYELVATYSGRKVLVTPGIVESVPSENENLGKVINEIFDIVIITSSLNLEALLKFIKKPQVLILKDKTKMQEILALHTRSGDVVLFSNDAPSFM, from the coding sequence ATGAATTTAAACGAGCTACTTTTTGCTCTTAGTTCGGTGCTATTTGCTTACACGCTCGCCTTTTATACGATTACTTGCTTTCAGTGGTTTTCATACAAAATCAAACGTGTACTGTTTCACTTTACACGACCTGCGTGGCATGTATTTTTCTTTATAGTCCCACTTGTACTTTACTACACGACATCATACTGGTTTTTTATATATTTTTACTTTGCTTATCTGCCGTCTTTGTTTTTATGGCATAAAAAACTTGATAAAAAGCTCGTATTTACCGCACGTGTGAAACGATATTTTTTATTTTTAAGCTTGGCGATTTTGTTTGGGATTATATTTTCTTTTAAAATTAGTAATATTTTAAGCTTAAATGTTTTCGTTGTCATTGTTGTTTCACTCTTTGTTAGCCATCTTTATGAGAAACTAAATGCGATAAAATTTAAGCTAAAAGCAGAGAAAAAACTAGTAAATTTAAATGAGCTTAAGATTGTAATGATAACAGCTAGTTTTGGTAAAACTAGTATTAAAAACTTCCTTTATGAGCTACTTAAAGATGAGTTTAACTGCCATAAAACGCCACGTAGCGTAAATACTTTAGTCGGTCTCATCAAAGATATAAATGAAAATATAAACAATCAAACACAAATCTATATCGCAGAAGCAGGGGCTAGATTAAAGGGCGATATAGCCGAGATCACAGCGTTTTTAAGACCGCATATAGCTATCGTTGGAGAGATAGGGGCTCAGCATCTTGAGTATTTTAAAACGATTGAAAATATACGAGCCACAAAGCTTGAAGCTCTAAGCTCAGATCGTCTTGAAATGGCATTTTTGCATAGCACGACATTAAAAGAGCAGGGCGAAAAAATACAAATTTATAATACAAATTTAAAAAATATCAATGCAAATTTAGATGGACTTAGCTTTGAGCTTGATGGCGTTAGCTACCACTCACCACTTTTGGGTAAATTTAATGCTGAAAATTTAGCTGTTTGCATAAAAGTGGCAAAACTTTTAGGCGTGAGCGATGAGAGTATAAAACGCTCACTCGCAAGGCTAGAAAATGTGGAGCATAGATTGCAAAAGATAGAGGCAATGGGTAAGCTTATTATTGATGATAGCTTTAATGGCAACTTTGCTGGAATGAGTGCAAGTTATGAGCTAGTTGCTACATATAGTGGTCGCAAGGTGCTTGTAACTCCAGGTATCGTTGAGAGTGTGCCAAGTGAAAATGAAAATCTCGGTAAGGTTATCAATGAGATCTTTGATATCGTCATAATCACCAGCTCACTAAATTTAGAAGCACTTTTAAAATTTATTAAAAAGCCACAAGTTTTGATACTAAAGGATAAGACAAAAATGCAAGAGATATTAGCCTTACACACTCGCTCAGGAGATGTTGTACTATTTTCAAATGACGCACCGAGCTTTATGTGA
- a CDS encoding acetate kinase, with amino-acid sequence MKILVLNSGSSSIKFQLFLMEEKKSIANGIIEQIGGTKPRAMLKANDKIYEKAQDIKDHHDGLDVMNELLREADMIHNLSELDGIGHRVVHGGDSFFHSMIVDESVIKKIEQISPLAPLHNPGHIAGMKNAMSSSGNVPHVVVFDTVFHQTMPEYAYRYALPYDICNQHHIRKYGFHGTSHRYVCKRAATLMDIEFDKFNAISLHLGNGASVCAVQNGKSIDTSMGFSPLEGLIMGTRSGDMDPAILVYLLNIGVLKWDEIDTFLNKKSGLYGICDSSDMRDVVAKMANDERAKLAFDMFCYRVKKYIGSYYAVLKHVDALIFTGGIGENAPNTRQRICDELTHLGININHELNFNKDRNERCLDDNNAQIKTFVIPTNEELEIALETQRVIQEQKR; translated from the coding sequence ATGAAGATTTTAGTCTTAAACTCTGGAAGTAGCTCGATAAAATTTCAATTGTTTTTGATGGAGGAAAAAAAAAGTATAGCTAATGGTATAATCGAGCAAATCGGTGGCACAAAACCACGTGCTATGCTAAAAGCAAATGATAAAATTTATGAAAAAGCACAGGACATAAAAGATCATCACGATGGACTTGATGTGATGAATGAGTTGCTACGTGAGGCCGATATGATACATAATCTGAGCGAATTAGATGGTATTGGACACCGAGTCGTGCACGGCGGAGATAGCTTTTTTCACTCGATGATAGTCGATGAAAGCGTTATTAAAAAGATCGAGCAGATAAGTCCACTCGCACCACTTCATAATCCAGGCCACATTGCAGGTATGAAAAATGCAATGTCTAGTAGTGGCAATGTGCCACATGTAGTTGTTTTTGATACTGTTTTTCATCAAACTATGCCAGAATACGCTTATCGTTATGCATTACCTTACGATATATGCAACCAACATCATATAAGAAAATACGGCTTTCACGGCACTTCGCACAGATATGTTTGTAAACGTGCTGCGACACTTATGGATATAGAGTTTGATAAATTTAACGCCATTTCGCTACATCTTGGCAATGGTGCAAGTGTTTGTGCTGTACAAAATGGCAAAAGCATAGATACATCTATGGGCTTTAGTCCACTTGAAGGGCTAATAATGGGAACTAGAAGTGGTGACATGGATCCAGCTATTCTTGTTTATCTGCTAAATATCGGTGTTTTAAAATGGGATGAGATAGATACATTTTTAAATAAAAAGAGCGGACTATACGGTATTTGCGATTCAAGTGATATGCGTGATGTCGTCGCAAAAATGGCGAATGATGAACGTGCAAAACTAGCTTTTGATATGTTTTGTTACCGCGTTAAAAAATATATCGGCTCATATTATGCAGTGCTTAAACATGTTGATGCACTCATTTTTACAGGTGGTATCGGCGAAAATGCACCAAATACAAGGCAGAGAATTTGCGATGAATTAACACACCTTGGCATAAATATAAATCACGAACTAAATTTTAACAAAGATCGAAATGAACGATGTTTAGATGATAATAATGCACAGATAAAGACATTTGTAATACCAACAAATGAAGAGCTTGAGATAGCTCTTGAAACTCAACGTGTCATACAAGAGCAAAAAAGATAA
- the pta gene encoding phosphate acetyltransferase, whose translation MNACYILNDKNLPFLKEIISTKFKKVAIFDINFSQIEINKFINGDEKAVLLELIDNFEEIKANSDFVIVVGCCGFSLFGEGELNLKIAKNLNCPIYENENLKALKTINRHSKLLITSDINEILSVNQNIITPYKFERLLINRAAKNKKTIILPESDDERVLKATEILLAQGAVNLVLLGVKNEIEDKARKLGLNLDGIKVLDPKNSEYIDKFAKQIYELRKHKGLTQKIADKLAYDKIYFATMMIHNGYADAMVSGATMSTADTIRPALQIIKTKPNTKIVSGLFFIALDEEILLYADCAITPNPTADELASIAITSAQTAKAFGIEPHVAMLSYSTADSGSGIDVDLIKLAATKVCEIDPKLKIAAPIQYDAAVDLSVATKKMPNSDVAGVANVFIFPNLNCGNICYKAVQRSANALAIGPVLQGLNKPINDLSRGCLVSDIVNTALISAIQAGE comes from the coding sequence ATGAACGCTTGTTACATACTAAATGACAAAAATTTACCATTTTTAAAAGAGATTATATCAACAAAATTTAAAAAAGTAGCTATTTTTGATATAAATTTTAGCCAAATTGAGATAAATAAATTTATAAATGGCGATGAAAAGGCGGTTTTACTTGAATTAATAGATAATTTTGAAGAGATAAAAGCAAATTCTGACTTTGTTATAGTCGTTGGTTGCTGTGGCTTTAGCCTCTTTGGAGAGGGCGAATTAAACTTAAAAATAGCTAAAAATTTAAACTGTCCTATCTATGAAAATGAAAATTTAAAAGCACTAAAGACGATAAATAGGCACTCAAAACTTCTTATAACCAGCGATATAAATGAAATTTTATCAGTGAATCAAAATATCATAACGCCATATAAATTTGAGCGTTTACTTATCAATCGTGCTGCAAAAAACAAAAAAACTATCATCCTGCCTGAGAGCGATGATGAGCGAGTATTAAAAGCAACCGAGATATTACTCGCACAAGGTGCTGTGAATTTGGTACTTCTGGGCGTTAAAAATGAAATAGAAGATAAGGCTAGAAAACTTGGATTAAATTTAGACGGCATAAAGGTATTAGACCCCAAAAATAGCGAATATATAGATAAATTTGCCAAACAAATTTATGAGCTTAGAAAGCATAAGGGCTTAACTCAAAAAATAGCTGATAAACTAGCATATGATAAAATTTATTTTGCAACGATGATGATACACAATGGATATGCAGACGCGATGGTGAGTGGTGCGACTATGAGTACGGCAGATACGATACGTCCTGCACTTCAGATCATAAAAACAAAGCCAAATACAAAGATCGTTTCAGGGCTATTTTTTATAGCGTTAGATGAAGAAATTTTACTCTACGCTGACTGTGCCATAACGCCAAACCCAACCGCCGATGAGCTTGCAAGTATCGCTATAACGAGTGCCCAGACAGCAAAAGCCTTTGGTATCGAGCCACATGTAGCAATGCTAAGCTACTCAACCGCAGATAGCGGAAGCGGTATCGATGTAGATCTAATAAAATTAGCTGCCACAAAGGTGTGCGAGATTGACCCTAAGCTAAAAATAGCTGCTCCGATACAATACGACGCAGCAGTAGATCTAAGCGTAGCTACAAAAAAGATGCCAAACTCTGATGTTGCGGGAGTGGCAAATGTCTTTATATTCCCAAATTTAAACTGCGGAAATATCTGCTACAAAGCTGTCCAACGCAGTGCAAATGCCCTAGCAATAGGACCTGTGCTACAAGGACTTAATAAACCTATAAATGACTTAAGCAGAGGCTGCTTAGTCAGCGATATAGTAAATACTGCACTCATAAGTGCAATACAAGCAGGAGAGTAA
- the flgH gene encoding flagellar basal body L-ring protein FlgH, with product MKFIYYLSLVFTIFYTGCTPSVDPHIDMKPPVYVEQLPSKNNGNATSNSGSLYGRGSNPLFSDRKAMNVNDIVTIVISENATQNSTGSKTTSKDSTTSLGGGVFTAGGAPFSTIANQLNKYGDIGFSAGGSNKFSGSGTTTRNERFTATISARIIKILNNGNYFIEGNRELLINGEKQIMQVSGVIRPYDISQTNEIDSKYIADAKILYKTEGDVDKSTKKPWGTRIMEAIWPF from the coding sequence ATGAAATTTATATATTATTTGTCTCTTGTTTTTACGATATTTTACACAGGTTGCACCCCAAGTGTTGATCCGCATATAGATATGAAACCACCTGTTTATGTAGAACAGCTTCCGTCTAAAAACAACGGAAATGCTACTAGTAATTCAGGAAGCCTTTATGGACGTGGTAGCAATCCATTATTTTCAGATAGAAAAGCTATGAACGTCAATGATATCGTAACTATCGTCATTTCAGAAAATGCGACACAAAATTCAACAGGAAGTAAAACAACGAGCAAAGATAGCACAACTTCACTCGGCGGTGGAGTATTTACAGCTGGTGGAGCACCATTTTCGACTATCGCAAATCAACTAAATAAATATGGTGATATTGGTTTTAGTGCTGGTGGATCAAACAAATTTAGCGGAAGTGGCACAACAACGCGAAATGAGCGATTTACTGCGACTATATCAGCTAGAATAATTAAAATTTTAAATAATGGTAACTACTTCATCGAGGGTAACCGTGAGCTACTAATAAATGGTGAAAAACAGATAATGCAAGTAAGTGGTGTCATACGTCCTTACGACATCTCACAAACGAATGAGATTGATTCAAAATATATCGCAGACGCAAAAATTTTATACAAGACAGAGGGCGATGTGGATAAATCTACTAAAAAGCCGTGGGGAACGCGTATAATGGAGGCAATTTGGCCATTTTAA